A window of Tautonia plasticadhaerens contains these coding sequences:
- a CDS encoding NUMOD4 domain-containing protein, producing MSECKEVASEEWRPVLGHEGRYEVSNRGNVRSLLNRYGNPRVKVLAKNRCGRYERVTLCKNGTKVTAQVHRLVATAFLELIEGKNYVNHIDGQPFNNDLANLEWVTPAENIIHAADIGLRRTGDDVPWTKLSEADIPRIREKLAQGVSIGSLAIEHGVATSTIFDIKRGKSWRRVA from the coding sequence ATGTCAGAATGCAAGGAAGTTGCAAGCGAAGAATGGCGCCCAGTGCTAGGGCACGAAGGGCGGTACGAAGTCTCGAATCGCGGAAACGTCAGAAGCTTGCTTAATCGGTACGGTAATCCCCGCGTCAAGGTGCTGGCTAAAAACCGATGTGGCAGATACGAACGGGTGACGCTCTGTAAGAACGGAACCAAGGTCACGGCACAGGTGCACCGCCTGGTGGCGACTGCATTCCTGGAGTTAATCGAGGGAAAGAATTACGTTAACCATATCGACGGGCAACCGTTCAATAATGATCTCGCGAACCTTGAATGGGTAACCCCAGCCGAAAATATTATTCACGCGGCGGACATTGGCTTAAGGCGAACCGGAGATGACGTCCCGTGGACAAAGCTAAGCGAAGCTGACATTCCAAGAATCCGGGAGAAACTCGCCCAAGGAGTCTCAATCGGGTCGCTAGCAATAGAGCACGGAGTCGCCACATCAACGATATTCGACATAAAGCGGGGTAAAAGCTGGAGGCGGGTTGCATAG
- a CDS encoding glycoside hydrolase family 108 protein, with translation MTAKFDRAFAILMRPDVEGGYVNDSRDNGGETKYGISKARYPHIDIKNLTLDQAKELYRKDYWNKFYCEALPWPLAEVLFDCVVNHSPLNPVRWLQEAVGAYPDGAIGPRTIAAVKAYPDPVKAAAKMTQLRMKYVKRLSDYPTYGDGWHNRHVTVLTEAVRWENNREDL, from the coding sequence ATGACCGCGAAATTCGACCGGGCATTCGCCATCCTCATGCGCCCCGACGTCGAAGGCGGGTACGTAAACGACAGCCGCGACAACGGCGGCGAGACGAAATACGGCATCTCCAAAGCCCGATACCCGCACATCGATATCAAGAACCTGACGCTCGATCAGGCCAAGGAACTCTACCGCAAGGATTACTGGAATAAGTTCTACTGCGAGGCGTTACCGTGGCCGCTGGCGGAAGTGCTCTTCGACTGCGTGGTCAACCACTCCCCGCTGAATCCCGTGCGCTGGCTTCAGGAAGCCGTGGGCGCATACCCGGACGGGGCTATCGGCCCGCGAACCATCGCGGCGGTGAAGGCTTACCCCGACCCCGTGAAGGCTGCGGCGAAGATGACGCAGCTCCGCATGAAATACGTGAAACGCCTGTCCGACTACCCGACTTACGGCGACGGCTGGCACAACCGCCATGTAACCGTGCTCACGGAAGCGGTGCGGTGGGAGAACAACAGGGAGGATTTATGA
- a CDS encoding phage holin, LLH family, with protein MNLLQRLFNKFIGYLLPAAKLLARAGGEVLISAAKEAVLAAERQGGSGKDKYNAARKALVINLQAQSIPLIDNAINLAIESAVAALNDK; from the coding sequence ATGAACCTACTCCAACGCCTATTCAACAAGTTTATCGGCTACCTCCTACCCGCAGCGAAGCTCTTAGCGCGCGCCGGGGGTGAAGTGCTGATCTCCGCCGCCAAGGAAGCCGTGCTCGCCGCCGAGCGACAGGGCGGTTCCGGCAAGGACAAGTACAACGCCGCCCGCAAAGCGCTGGTGATTAACCTCCAGGCCCAGAGCATCCCGCTGATCGACAACGCCATCAACCTGGCCATCGAATCCGCCGTTGCGGCTCTGAACGACAAGTAG